One genomic window of Macaca mulatta isolate MMU2019108-1 chromosome 8, T2T-MMU8v2.0, whole genome shotgun sequence includes the following:
- the CA3 gene encoding carbonic anhydrase 3: protein MQCAGGSYIKTRALGDSAPRRGREGRSSPARRKATMAKEWGYASHNGPDHWHELFPNAKGENQSPIELHTKDIKHDPSLQPWSVSYDGGSAKTILNNGKTCRVVFDDTYDRSMLRGGPLPGPYRLRQFHLHWGSSDDHGSEHTVDGVKYAAELHLVHWNPKYNTFKEALKQRDGIAVIGIFLKIGREKGEFQIVLDALEKIKTKGKEAPFTKFDPSCLFPACRDYWTYQGSFTTPPCEECIVWLLLKEPMTVSSDQMAKLRSLLSSAENEPPVPLVGNWRPPQPIKNRVVRASFK from the exons ATGCAGTGTGCGGGGGGGAGCTACATAAAAACGCGGGCTCTCGGAGACTCTGCACCACGcaggggaagagaaggcaggagcAGTCCAGCGCGGAGGAAGGCGACCATGGCCAAGGAGTGGGGCTACGCCAGTCACAACG GTCCTGACCACTGGCATGAACTTTTTCCAAATGCCAAGGGGGAAAACCAGTCGCCCATTGAGCTGCATACTAAAGACATCAAGCATGACCCTTCTCTGCAGCCATGGTCAGTGTCTTATGATGGTGGCTCTGCCAAGACCATCCTGAATAACGGGAAGACCTGCCGAGTTGTATTTGATGATACTTACGATAGGTCAA TGCTGAGAGGGGGTCCTCTCCCTGGACCCTACCGACTTCGCCAGTTTCATCTTCACTGGGGCTCTTCGGATGATCATGGCTCTGAGCACACCGTGGATGGAGTCAAGTATGCAGCAGAG CTTCATTTGGTTCACTGGAACCCCAAGTATAACACTTTTAAAGAAGCCCTGAAGCAGCGTGATGGGATCGCTGTGATTGGCATTTTTCTGAAG ATAGGACGTGAGAAAGGCGAGTTCCAGATTGTCCTTGATGCATTGGAAAAGATTAAGACAAAG GGCAAGGAGGCACCCTTCACAAAGTTTGACCCATCCTGCCTGTTCCCGGCATGCCGGGACTACTGGACCTACCAGGGGTCATTCACCACGCCACCCTGTGAGGAGTGCATTGTGTGGCTGCTGCTGAAGGAGCCCATGACCGTGAGCTCTGACCAG ATGGCCAAGCTGCGGAGCCTCCTCTCCAGCGCTGAGAACGAGCCCCCAGTGCCCCTTGTGGGCAACTGGCGCCCTCCACAGCCTATCAAGAACAGGGTAGTGAGAGCTTCCTTCAAATGA